The following are encoded together in the Candidatus Micrarchaeota archaeon genome:
- a CDS encoding DUF1653 domain-containing protein has translation MVRDREDDNVKPGIYKHFKGKLYEVIGVARHSETLEELVVYGALYYDERFGENALWVRPKKMFLEHVVVDGKEVPRFKYVCAEPG, from the coding sequence ATGGTGAGGGATAGAGAAGATGATAATGTAAAACCTGGGATCTACAAACATTTTAAAGGGAAATTGTACGAGGTGATAGGTGTTGCGAGACATAGCGAAACACTGGAAGAATTGGTCGTCTACGGAGCATTGTATTACGATGAAAGGTTCGGTGAAAACGCTCTCTGGGTGAGACCTAAGAAGATGTTTTTAGAGCATGTGGTCGTTGACGGTAAGGAAGTGCCGAGATTCAAGTATGTCTGTGCCGAGCCCGGATAA